The Xanthobacter flavus genome includes a window with the following:
- a CDS encoding thymidylate synthase: MEAYHQLLRRILDEGVRKDDRTGTGTLSVFGHQMRFDLGAGFPLVTTKKLHLKSIVHELLWFLAGDTNIRYLKENGVSIWDEWADANGDLGPVYGHQWRSWPTPEGGVIDQIAQVVSDIRRNPDSRRLIVTAWNPADVAKMALPPCHCLFQFYVLEGKLSCQLYQRSADVFLGVPFNIASYALLTHMVAQVTGLGVGDFVHTLGDAHLYVNHLDQAREQLSRTPRALPVLRLNPGARDIFAFRYEDIEIVGYDPHPAIKAPVAV; encoded by the coding sequence ATGGAAGCTTACCACCAGCTCCTGCGCCGTATTCTCGACGAGGGCGTGCGCAAGGACGACCGCACCGGCACCGGCACGCTCTCCGTGTTCGGCCACCAGATGCGATTCGACCTCGGGGCCGGCTTCCCGCTCGTGACCACCAAGAAGCTGCACCTGAAGTCCATCGTCCACGAGCTTCTGTGGTTCCTCGCCGGGGACACCAACATCCGCTACCTGAAGGAGAACGGCGTCTCCATCTGGGATGAGTGGGCGGATGCCAACGGCGATCTCGGCCCGGTCTACGGCCACCAGTGGCGCTCCTGGCCGACGCCAGAGGGCGGCGTGATCGACCAGATCGCGCAGGTGGTCTCGGACATCCGCCGCAATCCCGATTCGCGACGCCTCATCGTCACCGCCTGGAATCCGGCGGACGTGGCGAAGATGGCGCTGCCGCCCTGCCACTGCCTGTTCCAGTTCTACGTGCTGGAGGGCAAGCTCTCCTGCCAGCTCTACCAGCGCTCGGCGGACGTGTTCCTCGGCGTGCCGTTCAACATCGCCTCCTATGCCCTGCTCACCCACATGGTGGCGCAGGTGACCGGGCTCGGCGTCGGCGATTTCGTCCATACGCTGGGCGATGCGCACCTCTATGTGAACCATCTCGATCAGGCCCGCGAGCAGCTTTCCCGCACCCCGCGCGCGCTGCCCGTCCTGCGCCTGAACCCGGGGGCGAGGGACATCTTCGCCTTCCGCTACGAGGACATCGAGATCGTCGGCTACGATCCCCACCCGGCCATCAAGGCCCCGGTGGCGGTGTAG
- the thiC gene encoding phosphomethylpyrimidine synthase ThiC, with product MLDEASTSSLKVTTGPLPHSRKVFVSATRPDVRVAMREIGLSDPSEPPVKVYDTSGPYTDPQSVIDLTKGLPQLRAQWIRERGDVEEVDGRAFRPEDDGLKAGQSSTLPQFDLSGRKPLRAKAGKRPTQMAYARAGIITPEMEYVAARENLAKVNGGAHPHHQAMGLGAAIPAEITPEFVRQEVARGRAIIPNNINHPETEPMAIGRNFLVKINANIGNSAVTSGVAEEVDKLVWATRWGADTVMDLSTGKNIHTIREWIMRNSPVPIGTVPLYQALEKVNGVAEDLTWEVFRDTVIEQAEQGVDYMTVHAGVRLPFVPLTANRVTGIVSRGGSIMAKWCLAHHRESFLYEHFEELCEILAQYDVSFSLGDGLRPGSIADANDAAQFAELETLGQLTEIAWKYDCQVMIEGPGHVPLHLIRENVEKQLKVCHEAPFYTLGPLVTDISPGYDHISSAIGAAMIGWFGTAMLCYVTPKEHLGLPDRDDVKTGVISYKIAAHAADLAKGHPAARIRDDALSRARFSFRWRDQFALSLDPETAERFHDETLPAEGAKVAHFCSMCGPKFCSMKISQELKLEAGDIARAQADNLASAGMAEMAQKFRDGGGLIYTPAPEVAPPPPAAAE from the coding sequence ATGCTGGACGAAGCCTCGACGTCCTCCCTGAAAGTCACCACCGGGCCGCTGCCCCATTCCCGCAAGGTGTTCGTGTCCGCCACCCGGCCGGACGTGCGTGTCGCCATGCGCGAGATCGGGCTGTCCGATCCGTCCGAGCCGCCGGTGAAGGTGTACGACACCTCCGGCCCCTATACCGATCCGCAGTCCGTCATCGACCTCACCAAGGGCCTGCCGCAGCTGCGCGCCCAGTGGATCCGCGAGCGCGGTGACGTGGAAGAGGTGGACGGCCGGGCCTTCAGGCCCGAGGACGATGGCCTGAAGGCCGGCCAGTCCTCCACCCTGCCGCAGTTCGATCTTTCCGGCCGCAAGCCGCTCCGCGCCAAGGCGGGCAAGCGCCCGACCCAGATGGCCTATGCCCGCGCCGGCATCATCACGCCGGAGATGGAATATGTCGCCGCCCGCGAGAACCTCGCCAAGGTGAACGGCGGCGCCCATCCGCACCATCAGGCCATGGGCCTCGGCGCGGCGATCCCCGCCGAGATCACGCCCGAGTTCGTGCGGCAGGAAGTGGCGCGCGGCCGCGCCATCATCCCCAACAACATCAACCACCCCGAAACCGAGCCGATGGCCATCGGCCGGAACTTCCTCGTGAAGATCAACGCCAATATCGGCAATTCCGCCGTGACCTCGGGCGTGGCGGAGGAGGTGGACAAGCTGGTGTGGGCCACCCGCTGGGGCGCCGACACGGTGATGGACCTGTCCACCGGCAAGAACATCCACACCATCCGCGAATGGATCATGCGCAACTCGCCGGTGCCCATCGGCACCGTGCCGCTCTATCAGGCGCTGGAGAAGGTGAACGGCGTCGCCGAGGATCTCACCTGGGAAGTCTTCCGCGACACGGTCATCGAGCAGGCCGAGCAGGGCGTGGACTACATGACGGTGCACGCCGGCGTGCGCCTGCCCTTCGTGCCGCTCACCGCCAACCGCGTCACCGGCATCGTCTCGCGCGGCGGCTCCATCATGGCCAAGTGGTGCCTCGCGCATCACCGCGAGAGCTTCCTCTACGAGCATTTCGAGGAGCTGTGCGAGATCCTCGCCCAGTATGACGTCTCCTTCTCCCTCGGCGACGGCCTGCGCCCCGGCTCCATCGCGGACGCCAACGACGCGGCGCAGTTTGCGGAACTTGAAACCCTTGGCCAGCTCACCGAGATCGCCTGGAAGTATGATTGCCAGGTGATGATCGAAGGCCCCGGCCACGTGCCGCTGCACCTCATCCGCGAGAATGTGGAGAAGCAGCTCAAGGTCTGCCACGAGGCGCCGTTCTATACCCTCGGCCCGCTGGTGACGGACATCTCCCCCGGCTACGACCACATCTCCTCCGCCATCGGCGCGGCGATGATCGGCTGGTTCGGCACGGCGATGCTCTGCTACGTCACGCCGAAGGAGCATCTGGGCCTGCCCGACCGCGACGACGTGAAGACCGGCGTCATCTCCTACAAGATCGCCGCCCACGCCGCCGATCTCGCCAAGGGCCACCCGGCGGCGCGCATCCGTGACGATGCGCTCTCCCGGGCCCGCTTCAGCTTCCGCTGGCGCGACCAGTTCGCGCTCTCGCTCGACCCGGAGACGGCCGAGCGCTTCCACGACGAGACGCTCCCCGCCGAGGGGGCCAAGGTGGCGCACTTCTGCTCCATGTGCGGGCCGAAGTTCTGCTCCATGAAGATCTCGCAGGAGCTGAAGCTGGAAGCCGGCGACATCGCCCGCGCCCAGGCCGACAACCTCGCCTCCGCGGGCATGGCCGAAATGGCCCAGAAGTTCCGCGACGGCGGCGGCCTGATCTACACGCCCGCTCCCGAAGTCGCCCCTCCCCCGCCCGCCGCGGCGGAGTGA
- a CDS encoding tellurite resistance TerB family protein — MAGTGDLLGQLIGAALGSGSVRGGGAQQAGGGLPGGGLPGGLGDILGQVLGGGGRGAPGGGGSGGSGPGGLGDILGQVLGGGGARGGGAPSGLPGGLGDILGQVLGGGRGAPQGGPSSGPSSGPSGGASAGPTGGLEDILGQILGGGGRPSGGSTQGGGVSGGAGGGLGDIAADALGRGGSNPTGGYTPPEMPSDYRQPQPSPQPGHQPSAASGGSDLMKYGGLAIIGMLAWKALRKWQAGAGGRSAFSSGSPDAAFSPAAAPGGPEAFSGVLLSAMAAAAQADGQIDEEEVSRIGGGLERMGTASPERDALIAILTTPVDPNEVVAAATTPEAALQIYAASALAIRPDNDAEHAYLDWLAGSLGIDSGLKAQIDGELNA; from the coding sequence ATGGCCGGAACGGGTGATCTTCTCGGGCAGCTCATCGGCGCGGCGCTCGGCTCGGGCAGCGTGCGGGGCGGCGGCGCGCAGCAGGCCGGGGGCGGATTGCCGGGCGGCGGTCTTCCGGGCGGCCTCGGCGACATTCTCGGTCAGGTGCTCGGCGGCGGCGGTCGCGGCGCGCCCGGCGGCGGCGGCTCGGGCGGCAGCGGGCCCGGCGGATTGGGTGACATCCTCGGGCAGGTTCTGGGCGGCGGCGGTGCGCGTGGCGGCGGCGCGCCATCCGGCCTTCCGGGCGGCCTTGGCGATATTCTCGGACAGGTGCTCGGCGGCGGGCGGGGCGCGCCCCAAGGCGGCCCCTCGTCCGGCCCCTCGTCCGGCCCCTCGGGCGGCGCCTCGGCGGGTCCCACCGGCGGGCTTGAGGACATTCTCGGCCAGATCCTCGGCGGCGGGGGCCGACCTTCCGGCGGCTCGACGCAGGGGGGCGGCGTTTCCGGCGGCGCGGGCGGTGGGCTCGGCGATATCGCGGCGGACGCCCTCGGCCGCGGCGGCTCGAACCCGACCGGCGGCTACACCCCGCCGGAGATGCCCTCCGACTATCGCCAGCCGCAGCCCTCGCCGCAGCCCGGCCATCAGCCCTCCGCCGCCTCCGGTGGCAGCGACCTGATGAAATACGGCGGCCTCGCCATCATCGGCATGCTGGCCTGGAAGGCCCTGCGCAAATGGCAGGCCGGCGCCGGCGGGCGCTCGGCCTTCTCCTCCGGCTCGCCGGACGCGGCCTTCTCCCCCGCGGCGGCGCCGGGCGGGCCGGAGGCCTTCTCCGGCGTGCTGCTCTCGGCCATGGCCGCCGCCGCGCAGGCGGACGGGCAGATCGACGAGGAAGAGGTCTCGCGCATCGGCGGCGGGCTGGAGCGCATGGGCACCGCCTCGCCCGAGCGCGACGCGCTGATCGCCATCCTCACCACCCCGGTCGATCCCAACGAGGTGGTGGCCGCCGCGACGACGCCCGAGGCGGCGCTCCAGATCTACGCGGCCTCGGCCCTCGCCATCCGTCCGGACAACGACGCCGAGCACGCCTATCTGGACTGGCTCGCGGGTTCGCTCGGCATCGATTCCGGCCTGAAGGCGCAGATCGACGGCGAGCTGAACGCCTGA
- a CDS encoding Ku protein, which yields MAPRASWKGFLTVGALSCAVGLYAAASTSERISLHMVSRKSGHRLRRQYVDEETGEPVENDAQVRGYEVAKGEYITIEPEEAAAVLPDNDKTISIDAFLPCDGIDTVYLDRPYFLAPVDEAAAEVFEILKRGMAAQKVAALGEALLFRRVRRLLIRPTEEGGALLASTLSFDYEVRSAQEAFADVPEVKITAEMRDLATHIIKTKAGTFDPMAYQDRYESALAELVRAKMEGKPLPKAPPRKEEKVVDLLEALRASAKATERTSAKATGGASGKASGSGKKAPTKAKAGKNAAAEKPAPSRKTTRKAS from the coding sequence ATGGCGCCACGGGCGAGCTGGAAGGGGTTTCTCACCGTCGGCGCGCTGAGCTGCGCTGTCGGGCTCTATGCGGCTGCCTCCACGTCCGAGCGCATCAGTTTGCACATGGTCAGCCGCAAGAGCGGCCACCGCCTGCGCCGGCAATATGTGGACGAGGAAACCGGCGAGCCGGTGGAAAACGACGCGCAGGTGCGCGGCTACGAAGTCGCCAAGGGCGAATACATCACCATCGAGCCCGAAGAAGCGGCGGCTGTTCTTCCGGACAACGACAAGACCATTTCCATCGACGCCTTTCTGCCCTGCGATGGCATCGATACGGTCTATCTCGACCGCCCTTATTTCCTGGCTCCGGTGGACGAGGCCGCCGCCGAGGTTTTCGAAATCCTCAAGCGCGGGATGGCGGCCCAGAAGGTCGCCGCGCTGGGCGAGGCGCTTCTGTTCCGCCGCGTGCGCCGGCTGCTCATCCGCCCGACCGAGGAAGGCGGCGCGCTGCTCGCCTCCACCCTCTCCTTCGATTACGAGGTGCGCTCGGCGCAGGAGGCGTTCGCCGACGTGCCGGAGGTGAAGATCACCGCCGAGATGCGCGATCTCGCCACCCACATCATCAAGACCAAGGCCGGCACATTCGACCCCATGGCCTATCAGGACCGCTACGAGAGCGCCTTGGCAGAGCTGGTGCGCGCCAAGATGGAAGGCAAGCCCCTCCCGAAGGCCCCGCCGCGCAAGGAAGAGAAGGTGGTGGACCTTCTTGAGGCCCTGCGCGCCAGCGCCAAGGCGACAGAGCGCACCAGTGCCAAAGCGACAGGGGGCGCGAGCGGGAAGGCTTCCGGCAGCGGCAAGAAAGCGCCGACCAAAGCCAAGGCCGGCAAGAACGCCGCCGCCGAAAAGCCAGCGCCATCCCGCAAGACCACCCGCAAGGCGAGCTGA
- a CDS encoding ornithine cyclodeaminase family protein yields the protein MIAFYDAGEVEAALTYERLVPALRAAFAAAEVESPVRGVHHVGTDETPGRLLTMAAWRPGAVFGVKLVNVFPANGARGLGAVHGIYTLFDGTTGVPTAVIEADALTNRRTAATSALASTFLSRMDSQTLTVVGTGHLAFQLAQGHCAVRPIRRVLVWGRVPERAAAMADRLKALGLPAEPAPDLSAAVAAADIITSATTSDVPLVLGRDVRPGTHVDLVGAFTPTMRESDDALIRASDVYVDTYAGALGEAGDLLLPAAAGVWSTDQVKADLYELCAGSKEGRTDADAITVFKSVGAAIEDLVAAELVARRR from the coding sequence ATGATCGCGTTCTATGATGCGGGCGAGGTCGAGGCGGCGCTGACCTATGAGCGCCTCGTGCCGGCGCTCCGGGCGGCCTTCGCGGCGGCGGAGGTGGAATCGCCGGTGCGCGGTGTCCATCACGTCGGCACGGACGAGACGCCCGGCCGGCTCCTCACCATGGCGGCGTGGCGGCCCGGCGCGGTGTTCGGCGTGAAGCTGGTGAATGTGTTTCCCGCCAACGGCGCCAGGGGCCTCGGAGCGGTGCACGGGATCTATACCCTGTTCGACGGCACCACCGGCGTGCCCACCGCCGTCATCGAGGCGGATGCGCTCACCAACCGGCGGACGGCCGCGACCTCCGCGCTCGCCTCCACCTTCCTCTCGCGGATGGACAGCCAGACGCTGACGGTGGTCGGAACCGGCCATCTCGCCTTCCAGCTGGCGCAGGGCCATTGCGCCGTGCGGCCCATCCGCCGCGTGCTGGTGTGGGGCCGCGTGCCGGAGCGCGCCGCCGCCATGGCGGATCGGCTGAAGGCACTAGGCCTGCCGGCCGAGCCCGCGCCCGACCTGTCCGCCGCCGTCGCTGCCGCCGATATCATCACGAGCGCCACCACCTCCGACGTGCCGCTGGTGCTGGGGCGGGACGTGCGGCCGGGCACCCATGTTGACCTCGTGGGCGCCTTCACCCCCACCATGCGCGAGAGCGACGATGCGCTCATCCGCGCCAGCGATGTCTATGTGGACACTTATGCCGGCGCCCTCGGCGAGGCCGGCGACCTGCTGCTGCCGGCGGCGGCTGGGGTGTGGTCCACCGATCAGGTGAAGGCCGACCTCTACGAGCTATGCGCCGGCAGTAAGGAAGGGCGGACGGACGCGGACGCCATAACGGTCTTCAAGTCCGTGGGCGCGGCCATCGAGGATCTGGTGGCGGCCGAGCTGGTGGCGCGTCGGCGATAG